A genome region from Candidatus Eremiobacterota bacterium includes the following:
- the dctP gene encoding TRAP transporter substrate-binding protein DctP, translating into MESDELAALARQMSAAIEHLHAMTQQIAGNARTQAASLREVVETTRSASRELAGTLEVVHAVRGEVGGATDAVGVASQQIAQLAHAVDRLAAQSRAGAGAIEQLLAVSARIGAAVSFIEEVSQQTNLLALNASIEAARAGVHGRGFAVVAGEIRKLADSTRAATTEMNALLREIEAKARDAQEIAGGTEEAARLGADASAVAEHALASISSAVGSVAASFERVDRTIAAQATSTEELERASQGVLDISRAHHTAAAESRLSVNALAHHVKRLATGVEAAALVRRRNVLRVATILGDSPSAAAWKQFQTLVRERTGGLVSVELDIPYTGKGRGEVNVFDDLLAGELALASASCSVSGNVIPAAQLLELPFLFDSPGHAFAVLDSPAGQEVLGEAAAVGLLAYGYLENGMRHLTSSVAPVRSPDDLRGLRLRVMEAPIYLYLADAFGAIAVTVPYFKLPEALREGEAQAQENPLVNIRSLDLPRVQRYLTLSAHTYTPQIVFGNPLAMEALGEHRAGVEGALREAMAWHRERAREMEREALAWLRTRIEIVELDARERAAFRAAAAPVDAHLERLVGGGRCAKLRNAAAAVRTGRGMSALRA; encoded by the coding sequence ATGGAGTCTGACGAGCTCGCGGCTTTGGCCCGGCAGATGTCCGCGGCGATCGAGCACCTTCACGCGATGACCCAGCAAATCGCCGGCAACGCGCGCACGCAAGCGGCCTCGCTGCGCGAGGTCGTCGAGACCACGCGCTCGGCATCGCGCGAGCTCGCCGGGACGCTCGAGGTCGTGCACGCGGTGCGCGGCGAGGTCGGCGGCGCGACCGACGCGGTCGGCGTCGCCTCGCAGCAGATCGCACAGCTGGCGCACGCCGTCGACCGGCTCGCGGCGCAAAGCCGCGCCGGCGCCGGCGCGATCGAGCAATTGCTCGCGGTGAGCGCGCGGATCGGCGCGGCGGTCTCGTTCATCGAGGAGGTCTCGCAGCAGACGAACCTGCTCGCGCTCAACGCGTCGATCGAAGCGGCGCGCGCGGGCGTGCACGGCCGCGGCTTCGCCGTCGTCGCAGGCGAGATTCGCAAGCTCGCCGACTCGACGCGCGCGGCGACGACCGAGATGAACGCGCTGCTGCGCGAGATCGAGGCGAAGGCCCGCGACGCGCAAGAGATCGCCGGCGGCACCGAAGAAGCGGCGCGGCTCGGCGCCGACGCATCGGCGGTTGCCGAGCACGCGCTGGCGTCGATCTCGAGCGCGGTCGGAAGCGTCGCGGCGTCGTTCGAGCGGGTCGACCGCACGATCGCCGCGCAGGCCACGAGCACCGAAGAGCTGGAACGCGCCTCGCAAGGCGTGCTCGACATCTCACGCGCGCACCATACCGCCGCGGCCGAGTCGCGGCTGTCGGTGAACGCGCTCGCGCACCACGTGAAGCGGCTGGCGACCGGCGTCGAAGCCGCGGCGCTCGTGCGCCGGCGCAACGTGCTGCGCGTCGCGACGATCCTCGGCGACTCGCCCTCGGCCGCGGCATGGAAGCAGTTTCAGACGCTCGTCCGCGAGCGGACCGGCGGGCTCGTCTCGGTCGAGCTGGACATCCCGTACACCGGCAAAGGCCGCGGCGAGGTGAACGTCTTCGACGATCTGCTGGCGGGCGAGCTCGCGCTGGCCTCGGCGTCGTGCTCGGTCTCCGGCAACGTGATCCCGGCCGCGCAACTGCTCGAGCTGCCGTTCTTGTTCGATTCGCCCGGGCACGCGTTCGCGGTGCTCGACTCGCCGGCCGGTCAAGAGGTGCTCGGCGAAGCGGCCGCCGTCGGTTTGCTCGCGTACGGCTACCTCGAGAACGGGATGCGGCACCTGACCTCGTCGGTCGCGCCGGTCCGCTCGCCCGACGATCTGCGCGGGCTGCGCTTGCGCGTGATGGAAGCGCCGATCTATCTCTACCTGGCCGATGCGTTCGGCGCGATCGCGGTGACCGTGCCGTACTTCAAGCTGCCGGAAGCGCTGCGCGAGGGCGAAGCGCAGGCGCAGGAAAACCCGCTCGTCAACATTCGCAGCCTCGATCTGCCGCGCGTGCAGCGCTATCTCACGCTGAGCGCGCACACCTACACGCCGCAGATCGTCTTCGGCAACCCGCTCGCGATGGAAGCGCTCGGCGAGCACCGCGCCGGCGTCGAAGGCGCGCTGCGCGAGGCGATGGCGTGGCACCGCGAGCGGGCGCGCGAGATGGAGCGCGAGGCGCTGGCCTGGCTGCGCACGCGCATCGAGATCGTCGAATTGGACGCGCGCGAGCGCGCGGCGTTCCGCGCCGCGGCCGCGCCGGTCGACGCGCACCTCGAGCGGCTGGTCGGCGGCGGCCGCTGCGCGAAGCTGCGCAACGCCGCGGCGGCGGTGCGCACCGGCCGCGGCATGTCGGCGCTGCGCGCGTAG
- a CDS encoding MOSC domain-containing protein, with translation MNPASARVRSVNVGRPAPLETPRGPVQSAIVKRPVRGRVRFEGVNAAGDDQADREVHGGPDRSVYAYAAEDYAWWERELGRPLEPGTFGENLTTSGLDVNEALVGERWAIGEAELEVSIPRVPCFKLAARMRDPRFVKTFAGARRPGPYLRIARAGTIAEGDAITVTSRPAHGVRIIDVFTIYLFERTRLHELLAAPELGAAWTGWIQEQLTASR, from the coding sequence GTGAACCCAGCATCCGCGCGCGTGAGGTCGGTCAACGTCGGCCGGCCGGCGCCGCTCGAAACGCCGCGCGGTCCGGTTCAGAGCGCGATCGTCAAGCGGCCGGTGCGCGGGCGGGTGCGGTTCGAAGGCGTCAACGCCGCCGGCGACGATCAAGCCGACCGCGAAGTGCACGGCGGTCCCGACCGCTCCGTGTACGCGTATGCCGCCGAAGACTACGCTTGGTGGGAGCGCGAGCTCGGGCGGCCGCTCGAGCCCGGCACGTTCGGCGAGAACCTCACCACCAGCGGCCTCGACGTGAACGAAGCATTGGTCGGCGAGCGCTGGGCGATCGGCGAGGCGGAGCTGGAAGTCTCGATCCCGCGCGTCCCCTGCTTCAAGCTCGCGGCGCGGATGCGCGATCCGCGCTTCGTGAAGACGTTCGCCGGTGCGCGCCGCCCGGGGCCGTACTTGCGCATCGCGCGCGCCGGCACGATCGCCGAAGGCGACGCGATCACCGTTACCTCACGGCCTGCGCACGGCGTCCGCATCATCGATGTCTTCACGATCTATCTCTTCGAGCGCACACGCTTGCACGAGCTGCTCGCCGCACCGGAGCTCGGCGCCGCCTGGACCGGCTGGATTCAAGAACAGCTCACCGCGTCGCGCTAG
- a CDS encoding sulfite exporter TauE/SafE family protein: MDLRLVVAGFIVGTIAGVSGIGGSSLLAPVLILIFGVNASIAIGTDLIYSVPMKVLAAVTHLRQRTVDSRVIKLLCAGGIPGALAGLFAFGLLRSHVRGHELEQFLRHAIGVVILCAAAAAVLAHVLRPRRDDAPAVPAGEPARLRVIAIGAVVGFLVAMTSIGSGSITLPLLLLALPAVALRSLIGSEIVFAAVMVPVAAAGHVTFGNVDWMMALSLTAGALPGAYLGARLCLWLGDAALRPVIIGVLAVAGAKLL; encoded by the coding sequence ATGGATCTGCGCCTTGTCGTCGCCGGCTTCATCGTCGGAACGATCGCCGGTGTCTCGGGGATCGGCGGCAGCTCGCTGCTCGCGCCGGTCCTGATCCTGATCTTCGGCGTGAACGCCTCGATCGCGATCGGGACCGACCTGATCTACAGCGTCCCGATGAAAGTGCTCGCCGCGGTCACGCACCTGCGCCAGCGCACCGTCGATTCGCGCGTGATCAAACTGCTGTGCGCGGGCGGGATCCCCGGCGCGCTGGCCGGCTTGTTCGCGTTCGGGTTGCTTCGCTCGCACGTGCGCGGACACGAGCTGGAACAGTTCCTTCGCCACGCGATCGGCGTGGTGATCCTCTGCGCCGCCGCGGCGGCGGTTCTCGCGCACGTGCTGCGGCCGCGCCGTGACGACGCACCGGCCGTGCCGGCGGGGGAACCCGCGCGGCTGCGGGTGATCGCGATCGGCGCGGTGGTCGGCTTTTTGGTCGCGATGACGTCGATCGGTTCGGGCTCGATCACGCTGCCGCTGCTGTTGCTAGCCCTGCCGGCCGTGGCGCTGCGCTCGCTGATCGGCTCGGAGATCGTCTTCGCGGCGGTGATGGTTCCGGTCGCGGCGGCGGGCCACGTGACGTTCGGAAACGTCGATTGGATGATGGCGCTCAGCCTCACCGCCGGCGCGCTGCCGGGCGCGTATCTCGGCGCGCGACTGTGCCTGTGGCTCGGCGATGCGGCGCTGCGGCCGGTTATCATCGGCGTGCTCGCCGTCGCCGGAGCAAAGCTGCTATGA